The genomic interval gccGAGGTCCCCGGGGAATGCTGCCGCTGTCCCTCGGTGCAAGGGTCCCCGGTGGTCCGTCCCCAGCCATGTGCATGGCACCATCCCGGGGGAGCAGCGTGCACCCCGCTGGGGTGGGGCAGGACGCGGGCACCCCGAACTGTGACACCCATTAGCCCCGGTCCTGCGTAAACAAGCCCGCGAGTGGGAGAGGAATGTGGGGGGGTGCCTGGCCGCGGCCCCCTCCCGCCCAGCATCGCTCCCCAGCCTGGAGAATGGCAGCAGTGTGGCGGGGCCGGCGCGGTGCGAGGCGGCGCGGCACGGCCCAACAATGGCCCCATTGCTGCCCGCCCTTGGCATGGGTGTCCGAGGGGCAGGACCCGGGAAGGAGCTAAATGCCAGAGCTCCCACTGGGCTTGGCTTTGCTCTCCCTGGtccctggggaggagaaggggcagggagCCAGCTCGCCGCCACCGCCCGGTTTGGGGACACCGGTACCCCACGTCCCCCGGCAGGCGTGGCTGCGGAAGGATGCCAGGACGGGAGGATGCCCTGGCTGCAGGGTGCCTGGGGATGGCTGCTGTCCGGGATGCTCCGGAGCCCTCCGGGGCGATGCGGGGCCTGGCACCGGCCGGCACGGTGGGAATGCCAGGGTTTGGCCGGGACCGGCGGGTAACGCGGGCAGGctgggcgggcgggcgggcgggagggcgCGCAGGCAGCTGGATGTGCTCTGTTACAGTGCAGCTCCTCAAGTCGGCGGACCTGGGGCGGCAGAGCCTGCTCTACCTGAAGGAGATCGGGCACGGCTGGTTCGGCAAGGTGAGCGGCAGGGGCAGGGTCCCCCGGGGGTACCCCAATGGGACACTGGCCGAGGGGCCTGGGCGGCGCGAGACGGTGTTTGGGGTGAGGACGGGGTGCGCGGTGAGGACGGAGGGGACGAGCTTGTCCCTTGCCCCAGGTGTTCCTGGGGGAGGTGAACTCGGGCATCAGCAGCACGCAGGTGGTGGTGAAGGAGCTGAAGGCGAGCGCCAGCGTGCAGGACCAGATGCAGTTCCTGGAGGAAGCGCAGCCCTACAGGTACATCTGGGGTCACTCCGCCGTGCCGCTGCTGCACCGGGCACAGCCGGGAGCGGGGATGCTGGTGGTTGGCGCCTGGTCCCCTCCGTGCCATTTTCGGCTGCCGAGCAGAGCTGTGGCCGCCCCATGGAGGTGCCCAGCCGAGCTCTCCGGGCAGCACGGCTCTGTCCCGGCCCCACTGTCCATCTCCCTGGGGCTCATTGCGGCAGAATGAGGGCTGTGCCGGGAGCCGCTGGCCGTGGTGCGGGGGCAGCGGGCTGCGGTGAGGTCATGGGCAGAGTGGGGCCGAGGAGGAGGCACggagctgctccctgccccagcagagctgaacaAATGTCCCTTTGTGGCGTGTCCTGGGGTGCTGGGACGTGCTGGTACCCGCTCCCGGCGCTCCCGGCAGTCCCTGCGCCGGCCCCCAgcgcagcagcagaggaggcagggagacggttccccaggggctgccactgtccccccagccccagccggcTGTGATGCCGACATGCCCCCGTTGCTCTGCCCCGCACAGGGCTCTCCAGCACACCAACCTCCTGCAGTGCCTGGCCCAGTGCGCCGAAGTCACCCCGTACCTGCTGGTGATGGAGTTCTGCCCGCTGGTGAGTCCCGTGCGTCCTCCCCCCGTGTCCCGTCGCGCTGCCTGTGGAgctgccgtggggctggggagcgAGGTCTGGTCGTGCGGTACCACGGAGGGgatggcagggctgcaggcagggcacggCTGAGCCCCCGGCGAGCCGAGCGCCGGGGAGGGTGACAGTGGCACTGCCCTGCAGGGTGACCTGAAGGGGTACCTGCGGAGCTGCCGGGGGGCCGAGGCCATGACCCCGGACCCGCTGACCCTGCAGAGGATGGCGTGCGAGGTGGCCTGCGGCGTCCTGCACCTGCACAGGAACAACTACATCCACAGGTAGGCTGGCCTggtgccctggggtgggggggggtgctggggaggaatCGGGGGGGGGTTCGGATGTGTGGGGACCCCAGGATGCCGGTGTTCCCGCCCCAccgctgctcctcctgcccaaCAATATCCTGGTGCTGAGTGAGTTGCAGACAGAGACTCCAGCATCAGTGATTTTGTTGAGGAGGGGGGTGCGCTGCCGTCGGGGGCCACCGGACCTTCCCCACCCGAGCCAGGCTCTGCGGGTGGGTCCCCATCAGGGTGCCCAGTGCTGTGGTTGGGGGGACGCAGGTTCCCCGGCTGTGCCGGAGAAGGACTTTCCTACGGGCATCCCGGCCTCGGTGCGCCCTGctgcactgggggggggggggggtgtctcgtGTGTGCCCCATCTGCGTGACCCCTCCAGGGCTGAAGCAGCCGCCCAGGCGCCCGGCCCCATGCCAGGGCTCACGTTGCCTGGGGACACCCGCTTTCTGCTTGGCTCAGCGCGTGATGGATGGACGGACAGACGGAGGCGCAGCTGGAGCCGCGCAGGCATTCCTGCTGTGCATTTGGTGGCTGGTTATCGGCACGCCCAGTGTTCAGCAGTGAGACCGCTGGCCCCGCCGCCGCACGGCCGTCCCGCTCCCACCACCAGCCCGCCGGCCGCGGCGCTGCCCGGAGGGTCCCCAAGCACAGACCCTTGGCCCCCCGGGTGGTGGgtgcccctcctgcccctcgcGGCGGTGGTGACAGCACCGCGGTTTGCTTGGCAGCGACCTGGCCCTGCGGAATTGCCTGCTCACCGCCGACCTGACAGTCAAGATCGGAGACTACGGGCTCTCGCACTGCAAGTACAAAGTAAGGCTGGTTTGGGGGAcgagggggctgggggctgcatgCCGGGACCCTGcagcacacgcacacacagacacacactgcaccgagccctgcagcccccccccctccacacacacatctcccctccccaggggtgctggggcagcccccTGGGCTTTGCTGGAGCAGTGGGGGGGGTGCTGGCCCGCAGACCACCCTGTGAGGGACTCTCTGTGCCCTGGGACCAAGCTGCCCCCCCAGGCTTGTCCCACTGGGCCGGCAGCTCCCCCCTGAGCACCAAGAGGGGGTTTTTCTCCCACACATCAGCCTGGgggctgtctgtctgtcctgcctgcctgtgACTCCCAGCAAGGCTGAGATTGtagggctggggacagggagtggagggggggggggcggcgggaggaggctgtggggctggagggggctcAGGATGGGGAGACGGGGGGAGCAGGcggaggggaggaaagaagcgcagggaggcagaaaggagaggtgggtgccaggaggagcagaggatgGGGCTGGGGCGAAGGGAGCAGAGCATGTGCTGGGGGGGATCGGGGACCTGGGGTGCAGCGATGGGTGGCTGGGGGTGGCGGGGCCGGGAACAGCTCTTGCCGCGGTGTGGCCAGTCCTTTACGCGTAGGTTTGACGTTCTCTTCTCGTACTGACCCTGCATACTTGGCAGGACGACTACTTTGTGACGGCCGACCAGCTGTGGGTGCCGCTGCGCTGGATCGCACCCGAGCTCATCGACGAAGTGCACGGCAACCTGCTCATCGTGGACCAGACTAAGTCCAGCAACGTCTGGTGAGcagggtccgggggggggggacagggggctGCTGCCAGGCACGGCACGGGCTGGTGGCCGGAGGACGGAGAAGGCATGAGGGCAGCCTCGGTGGGATGCGTCAGGGTGGCTCATTTTTGGGGCTGCCGGTCGGTAGCGGGGTGGGTGTCTCCCCGTGCCCCCAGCATCCCGCCCTGCCCGCAGGTCGCTGGGCGTCACCATCTGGGAGCTGTTTGAGCTGGGCAGCCAACCCTACGACCACTACTCCGACCGGCAAGTGCTCGCCTATGCCATCAAGGAGCAGCAGCTCAAGCTGCCCAAGCCCCAGCTGAAGCTCTCGCTGTCAGAGCGCTGGTGAGGACCCGGGCCGGGCTGCGGCCGcattccgccccccccctccctctccccgtCCCCAGGCGGGCAGGGGGGCCGGGGCTGACCCTCGCCCCTCGCCGCGGCAGGTACGAGGTGATGCAgttctgctggctgcagccggAGCAGCGACCGACGGCGGAGGAGGTGCACCTCCTGCTCTCCTACCTCTGCGCCAAAGGGGCGACGGAAGCGGAGGAGGAGTTCGAGAAGCGCTGGAACTCCATGAAGCCCAACGGCAGCGCCAGCGCCAGCCACCACGGCCCCGAGCTCTCTTCCTTCCCGCTGCTGGAGCAGTTCTCGGCCGACGGCTTCCCCTCGGACGGAGACGACATCCTCACCGTCATGGAGACCAGCCACGGCCTCAATTTCGAGTACAAGTGGGAGCACACCAAGACCGAGCACTTCCAGGCACCCCTGGGGTCCCTGAGCCCCAGCAGCGCTGCCCGCTACCACGACCTCTACTACCCGGCCACGACCGCGGGGCACCTGAGTTTGGGGGTCTCGCCCTCCTGCTACGAGTGCAAGCCGCCGGGCTGCCCCGGCCTGCCGGCGCCCGGCGTGGTGCCCATCCTGGGCGCCCACAGCCCCTCGCTCGGCAGCGAGTACTACATCCGCATCGAGGGTCCCGGGGAGGGCAGCGCCGAGCTGGACTACGCCATGTGCGCCTACAGCCCCGCGGGCGAGCGGGGGTCCCCGCaccccccatcctgctggagAGCCCAAGGCGCCCGGAGCGGCAGCGCCTACGACTCCGACAGCAGCCCCACCGTCTCCCTCAGCATGGAGCCGCTGCTGGGCCACACGCCGGCGGGCGAGGGGTCCTGGGAGTGCGCCGAGTACTACCCCTacccctgcccagggcaggagccGCGGGGCTACGAGCCGTCCCCCAGCCGCGGGGCCGAGGGGTACCTGCTGGAGGAGGAGCCCGCCCAGCCGGGCGGCCAGGACTGGCCCGTCCCCGGCTTCCAGCCCAGCATCTTCGCCGACCCGCTGGGCGTCTCGCCGTCGGTGAACTGCGCCTACAGCCCCCGGGGTTACGGGGAGCCGCGGGCAGCCCCCCCGGGCGGGCGAACGCCGGCGCAGAGCAGGGCCCGACCGGACCGCGTGGCGCTGGAGCTGGGCGACGACAGCCCCCCCGGCGCCCCCCGCCCGCACGGCACAAGCCCCCCGGCTCAGCGGCATCCCTGGGCCTCCAACAGCTCCTCCAACAACAACATCGGCAGCGGCAGCCCGGCGTCCCGCGAGCCCCCGGCCGGCGACAGCTGGTGCTACCGCCGCATGATCACCTTCCGCGGGCTGATGGCCAAGCCGCTGGGCACCGTGCCGCGTGGCCAGCCCCAGCTCGGGGGGTCTCCGCCGGGCCACGACTTCCGTCACCCACGGCAGGATCAGACCGCCGGCACGGCTGGCGGCTCCTCCTCCCCGTGCCGCTCGCCCTCCCTGCGGCGCCAGGCCTGGCACGGCCGTGACTCATCAACCTCCGGCCGCTCGCAGGCAGCGGCACTGGCTGGCAGCCCCGGCATGCCGTGGGGGCCCGGTACGGCTCCGCCAGCCGGAGCGGGGGCCCGGCGCGACGCCTGCCCGGACGAGAGCGTggaggggagcagccctgcccgcagcccgcTGCCCCGTGCCGCGGCTCCGCCGGGGCTGGGCGAGGCCGCCCCCACGGCCGGCACGGCCGCCCCGAACCCCGGCCCCCCCGCGGAGCCCGGCCTAGACGGCGCCCAGCCCGTGCCGGAGGCCTCCGAGGCACCCGCGCCAGCGCCCGGGGAGGCTGCCGCCGAGAGCGGCGCGTGTGCCGCCGGCGATGCGGACCAGACGCCGGACAAGACCTTCTCCGGCGCCAGCTTCCCCAGTGCAGACGAGGGGAGCGACGAGGACACGGCGGAGCTGACCTCCGGCGTCTTCACCGACTTCTCCGGGGACTACGTGGAGCGGGCGGAGGCAGCCCCGGCGTTCAAGTCCCTGCAGAAGCAGGTGGGGACGCCGGACTCCCTGGAGTCGCTGGACATCCCCTCCACAGCCAGCTCCTGCGAGGTCTTCAGTCCCACCGCCTTCATGCCCGCCGGCCAGCCCAAGGCCCTCGACAGTGGCTACGACACCGAGAATAATGAGTCCCCCGAGTTTGTCCTCAAGGAACCCCACGACCCCCGAGAGCCGGAGGCCTTCAGCCAGCTGGGGAAgccgcccccggggctgccggggggtGAGGGCGAGGGTTCGGCCCCCGAAACGCAGCTCTCCACCTCCCTCGGGTCCGAGCTGCACGACCTCGCCGAGAAGAACCCCTACCGCGACTCTGCCTACTTCTCCGACTACGACGCCGAGGCCGAGCGCGGCCCCAAGGACGAGGAGGACAGCGATGGGTCCCGGACcccagaggcagaggagggttCCCAGTCCCCTGCGCAGGACCTAGGGCGAGCCCCCGGGCCGGCAGAGGACCCGCTGCACCCCCCAGGGGcgcccggcagccccccggcaGCACCTGGAGTTGCAGTGGCAGCGGACGCACCGATGGCGGGGCTTTTGGTGGGGGACTGGCGGGGGGCAGAGGACGGGAGCGCGCCGGCCGGACCCACGGGGCAGGTGCCTGGCACCGAGCAGCGACCCGCTGGCAcggggctggtgctgggcagCTCCCCGCGCCCCAACGGAGACGCCTGTCCCCCGGGCTCTGCGCTGCCAAAGACTTTCTTCTTGACGCCGGTGCCGGCAAGCCCCGGGGAGCCGGCGTCCGTCGGAGGGACCCGCGTGCTGGAGGATGTCTCTGGACTTGGGGCAGCTGCGGCTGGGGGCGAACAGACTGTGCCCCCCGTGCCGGGGCTCGGGGAAGCAGGGCTGCCCCTGGAGGGGACCGGGGTGGGCGATGCGCCGGGGGGTCCCAGCACGCTGCTACCGGGGGACGACTCGCCCCCGGGCCTCTCCCCGCTCCCGTCCACCCGGGAGCTGCGGCCGGTCACCCCTGAGCACCGTGAAgagccggaggaggaggaggaggacacgGAGGACAGCGACGAGTCGGACGAGGAGCTGCGCTGCTACAACATCCAGGAGCAAAGCGAGGAGAGCGAGGAGGAGCCGGCGGCCGTGCCCATCGTGGTGGCCGAGAGCCAGAGCGGCAGGAACCTGCGCAGCCTCCTCAAGATGCCCAGTCTGCTCTCCGAGGCCTTCTGCGAGGACCTGGAGCGCAAGAAGAAGGCCGTCTCCTTCTACGATGATGTTACCATCTACCTCTTCGACCAGGTGGGCAGCCGCGGGGTGGGCAGAGCCGGGTGCCGGGCACGGCCCCACGGCGCTTTCGGATGCCATCTTCGTGCATGGGGACCGGTGGCGGGAGCCGTCCCCAGGCATGCCTCCAGCGAGGGTCCCTTCCCGCCCGTCTCCCCTTCCGCAGGAAAGCCCCACGCGGGAGCTGGCTGAGCAGAGCTTCCCGGAGCCCCCCCAGCCTTCGGGGCAGCCCCCCGCTGGtggcagcccccccagcccggcaGACAGGCTCGGCGCCTCGGACGACTCCTCGGATGGCAATGCCTCGGAAGAGAGTAAGGGGCTGGGGGggtaatggggggggggggggggggggggcggcgggctgggctggggtgaCCCCCGTGGTGGGCTCAGTCCCCTCGCTCCGTGTCGCAGGCGGCGGCTTCGAGTGGGACGACGACTTTCCGCTTATGCCGGTGAAGCCATCCCTGATGGCCTCGCTGACGGGGACGCCGGCGGAGCCCGACCCAGCCGTGcccgccctgcctgccctggtgCCGGCGCAGAAACAGGTGCTGCCTATCCAGTTCTCCCGGTTCACGGTCTCGCCTGCCCCGGTGTCCCGGTTCTCCATCACCCACGTCTCCGACTCGGACATGGACTCCATAGGAGGTGAGTCCCAGGACCCACCGCCCACCCCCGGGGGTCTGGAGAGCTGCTGTCACCCGGTGCCAGCCGCGGTGGGAGCCGGGACCGTGCGGGACGCTCTGCCCTCGTGCCCCGTGGGGACGGTCACGTCCTCCAAAGGGCCGGGTGTCCCACGGGAGCACCGGGACCCACTCATGCCGTCTCTCCGCTCGTTGCAGGCAGCAGCGAAGACGGCGACCGGGAGTGAGCCAGCCGGCACGCTGGTCGGGCATCGTCCCGGTACCGGCGCGGGGCGGCAGAGGACGGTGGGGCCGGGACCGGGGTCCGGCTGTGGGCTCCCAGACTGcgctctggattttttttttagacagatTTTATCGGAAGGAGCTCGTTTGCTGCTGCGAgtgggagcggggccggcgcggCCCGGGGCCAGGCGGTGGGTGACGGCCGTgcgtgcgtgtgcgtgtgtgggtggctgtgtgtgtgcgtgtataaatagacacatatatatatatagacatatatatatatatataaattatagcATTTAAAGGGTAGTGCCCTGACCTTGCTAACGTTTGCGGAGTGTCCCCCCCCAAGTGAAGTCCCCCCGCCTTGGCTTCTTGCCCACGTGTGCTCCCTGAGCCGGTGTTTGTCCCTGCACCCCCcatgccacccccccccccccacccagtgccGTGCGCTTGGCCTTGCACCTCACTGCCGGTGGCCCCACATGGCGGATCGGCCCCCCCACGGCTGCCCCACGGTGTTCCCGAGCGAGGGGGTCGccagctgctgccgctgctTGATGTCACCCCAAGTGCACCCGCTCCCTGTgccggggctgccgccggcTCTCGTGACCCCCACATCCAGGGTGGGAAGCataacttgggggggggggctggggagctcCCCCCTCCCTTGCTTTTTGGGGAACAGTCCCAGCCTGGTGAGGGACCCCGAGGGCTGGCGGGACCCCTGCCCCGCTGCGGCAGGGAGCGGCATGGGGAGGGCTGGTGGAGGGGATCCCGGCTGCCCCCCACGTGGGGTGGCCCCCCAGGACCCACCGACCCgactatttttgtatttaaagaaaaggataaaaaaaaaaaaaaaacccaaacccaccctaaaaaaacaaaacttgctgTCGACAGAACCCACATTGATGCGATTTTAAGTTATTGCTGCCAAAGAGACGTAACGAgtcgggggggtggggggggtggggcgTGCTCGCGgttctttgttcattttttttttgtttgtttgtttggttttttttttttttaattgatttgaGGCTTAGGATAATTGTGCAATTCCAGcttccagaaggaaatggaagtAAGCGGAGCTGAGCGAAACCTTGAAATCAGGGCTGGTTCCTTTGGGGTCTATAGACCAAACCCTGAGGTGAGAAATgtaccccccccgccccacacacacacccccctcccggccccccaCCCCATGTCCCGCAGCCCCGTCGGGCTCCTGCCGCCCCGTGCACATGGGGCGAGGGCACACGTACTCATGCGTGAACACGCACGCGCACGCATAGACATGCAAACGCACATGCACCCACATGGGGATGAGGCTGGTGCCGGGGGGGTTCTGCTCCACACCGGGGCATGGTGCTGTGGGACGAGCCCGTCCCCGAGCTTGGCACAGCTCCGGCACTGCTCGGCGCCCAGCCTGGTGCCGGGCCCAGGCGTTACCGCACTCGCCCAGCCTTCTCCCACCCTCACGGCCGGCCCAGCCGGGAGCTGTGTTCCCAGCTGGGGCCCTCTCGGCGGTCAGGAGGCTGTTGTAGGGGGCAAgggggctgtgcccccccccccccaggcgaCAGCCAGGGTCCCGGGGGACCCCAGCTTCAGCCCCAAAATCCAGGGCGGCTGTGCCTGTCccataccccccccccagctgctggTTGCTTCTCCCACGGCACCCAGTTGGCAAGTCACTGATGGCAATTATTGCtttatttaagtgttttatttaagCTCCAACCTGGCCTGTAACATCCCCCCCACAACTCTTGCAAGCTCTTCGCTTACGCTTTGCAACTGGGGGgggccagcccccccccccccgtggtgGCAGATAGCATGGGGCGCAGCACCCATCGGTGCTGGTGGGATGCTGCCCGTGCAGGAGTGGGatgcactggggggggggggggggggggggggggggggggggctgccagggATGCACCCACCCTGCTGCCAcccctgccctgtgccccccaccctgcctgcaTTGCAGGGGGCTTGCTCGGCACTGCAAGGGGGGGGGGTTGTTCCTCGAGCCCCCAACCCCGGGCGTCCCCCACTCCCCCCTCGCACCCAGGGCGGTGGGATGCTGGTCCTGGCCCCCCCGCCTCGTTCCTCCCCCctccaagccccccccccccagcagcccggGT from Aquila chrysaetos chrysaetos chromosome 5, bAquChr1.4, whole genome shotgun sequence carries:
- the AATK gene encoding serine/threonine-protein kinase LMTK1 isoform X9, encoding MGRLAAAAAAMSAAFLSPSLAFSSHFDPDGTPLSELSWSSSLAVVAVSFSGLFTFIFLMLACLCCKKGDIGFKEFENAEGDDYVTELSAQGSPAPQHGPEVYVLPLTKVSLPMAKQPGRSVQLLKSADLGRQSLLYLKEIGHGWFGKVFLGEVNSGISSTQVVVKELKASASVQDQMQFLEEAQPYRALQHTNLLQCLAQCAEVTPYLLVMEFCPLGDLKGYLRSCRGAEAMTPDPLTLQRMACEVACGVLHLHRNNYIHSDLALRNCLLTADLTVKIGDYGLSHCKYKDDYFVTADQLWVPLRWIAPELIDEVHGNLLIVDQTKSSNVWSLGVTIWELFELGSQPYDHYSDRQVLAYAIKEQQLKLPKPQLKLSLSERWYEVMQFCWLQPEQRPTAEEVHLLLSYLCAKGATEAEEEFEKRWNSMKPNGSASASHHGPELSSFPLLEQFSADGFPSDGDDILTVMETSHGLNFEYKWEHTKTEHFQAPLGSLSPSSAARYHDLYYPATTAGHLSLGVSPSCYECKPPGCPGLPAPGVVPILGAHSPSLGSEYYIRIEGPGEGSAELDYAMCAYSPAGERGSPHPPSCWRAQGARSGSAYDSDSSPTVSLSMEPLLGHTPAGEGSWECAEYYPYPCPGQEPRGYEPSPSRGAEGYLLEEEPAQPGGQDWPVPGFQPSIFADPLGVSPSVNCAYSPRGYGEPRAAPPGGRTPAQSRARPDRVALELGDDSPPGAPRPHGTSPPAQRHPWASNSSSNNNIGSGSPASREPPAGDSWCYRRMITFRGLMAKPLGTVPRGQPQLGGSPPGHDFRHPRQDQTAGTAGGSSSPCRSPSLRRQAWHGRDSSTSGRSQAAALAGSPGMPWGPGTAPPAGAGARRDACPDESVEGSSPARSPLPRAAAPPGLGEAAPTAGTAAPNPGPPAEPGLDGAQPVPEASEAPAPAPGEAAAESGACAAGDADQTPDKTFSGASFPSADEGSDEDTAELTSGVFTDFSGDYVERAEAAPAFKSLQKQVGTPDSLESLDIPSTASSCEVFSPTAFMPAGQPKALDSGYDTENNESPEFVLKEPHDPREPEAFSQLGKPPPGLPGGEGEGSAPETQLSTSLGSELHDLAEKNPYRDSAYFSDYDAEAERGPKDEEDSDGSRTPEAEEGSQSPAQDLGRAPGPAEDPLHPPGAPGSPPAAPGVAVAADAPMAGLLVGDWRGAEDGSAPAGPTGQVPGTEQRPAGTGLVLGSSPRPNGDACPPGSALPKTFFLTPVPASPGEPASVGGTRVLEDVSGLGAAAAGGEQTVPPVPGLGEAGLPLEGTGVGDAPGGPSTLLPGDDSPPGLSPLPSTRELRPVTPEHREEPEEEEEDTEDSDESDEELRCYNIQEQSEESEEEPAAVPIVVAESQSGRNLRSLLKMPSLLSEAFCEDLERKKKAVSFYDDVTIYLFDQESPTRELAEQSFPEPPQPSGQPPAGGSPPSPADRLGASDDSSDGNASEESGGFEWDDDFPLMPVKPSLMASLTGTPAEPDPAVPALPALVPAQKQVLPIQFSRFTVSPAPVSRFSITHVSDSDMDSIGGSSEDGDRE
- the AATK gene encoding serine/threonine-protein kinase LMTK1 isoform X7, with the translated sequence MPGREDALAAGCLGMAAVRDAPEPSGAMRGLAPAGTLLKSADLGRQSLLYLKEIGHGWFGKVFLGEVNSGISSTQVVVKELKASASVQDQMQFLEEAQPYRALQHTNLLQCLAQCAEVTPYLLVMEFCPLGDLKGYLRSCRGAEAMTPDPLTLQRMACEVACGVLHLHRNNYIHSDLALRNCLLTADLTVKIGDYGLSHCKYKTLHTWQDDYFVTADQLWVPLRWIAPELIDEVHGNLLIVDQTKSSNVWSLGVTIWELFELGSQPYDHYSDRQVLAYAIKEQQLKLPKPQLKLSLSERWYEVMQFCWLQPEQRPTAEEVHLLLSYLCAKGATEAEEEFEKRWNSMKPNGSASASHHGPELSSFPLLEQFSADGFPSDGDDILTVMETSHGLNFEYKWEHTKTEHFQAPLGSLSPSSAARYHDLYYPATTAGHLSLGVSPSCYECKPPGCPGLPAPGVVPILGAHSPSLGSEYYIRIEGPGEGSAELDYAMCAYSPAGERGSPHPPSCWRAQGARSGSAYDSDSSPTVSLSMEPLLGHTPAGEGSWECAEYYPYPCPGQEPRGYEPSPSRGAEGYLLEEEPAQPGGQDWPVPGFQPSIFADPLGVSPSVNCAYSPRGYGEPRAAPPGGRTPAQSRARPDRVALELGDDSPPGAPRPHGTSPPAQRHPWASNSSSNNNIGSGSPASREPPAGDSWCYRRMITFRGLMAKPLGTVPRGQPQLGGSPPGHDFRHPRQDQTAGTAGGSSSPCRSPSLRRQAWHGRDSSTSGRSQAAALAGSPGMPWGPGTAPPAGAGARRDACPDESVEGSSPARSPLPRAAAPPGLGEAAPTAGTAAPNPGPPAEPGLDGAQPVPEASEAPAPAPGEAAAESGACAAGDADQTPDKTFSGASFPSADEGSDEDTAELTSGVFTDFSGDYVERAEAAPAFKSLQKQVGTPDSLESLDIPSTASSCEVFSPTAFMPAGQPKALDSGYDTENNESPEFVLKEPHDPREPEAFSQLGKPPPGLPGGEGEGSAPETQLSTSLGSELHDLAEKNPYRDSAYFSDYDAEAERGPKDEEDSDGSRTPEAEEGSQSPAQDLGRAPGPAEDPLHPPGAPGSPPAAPGVAVAADAPMAGLLVGDWRGAEDGSAPAGPTGQVPGTEQRPAGTGLVLGSSPRPNGDACPPGSALPKTFFLTPVPASPGEPASVGGTRVLEDVSGLGAAAAGGEQTVPPVPGLGEAGLPLEGTGVGDAPGGPSTLLPGDDSPPGLSPLPSTRELRPVTPEHREEPEEEEEDTEDSDESDEELRCYNIQEQSEESEEEPAAVPIVVAESQSGRNLRSLLKMPSLLSEAFCEDLERKKKAVSFYDDVTIYLFDQESPTRELAEQSFPEPPQPSGQPPAGGSPPSPADRLGASDDSSDGNASEEIPSLRVAGGGFEWDDDFPLMPVKPSLMASLTGTPAEPDPAVPALPALVPAQKQVLPIQFSRFTVSPAPVSRFSITHVSDSDMDSIGGSSEDGDRE
- the AATK gene encoding serine/threonine-protein kinase LMTK1 isoform X6 — its product is MPGREDALAAGCLGMAAVRDAPEPSGAMRGLAPAGTVGMPGFGRDRRLLKSADLGRQSLLYLKEIGHGWFGKVFLGEVNSGISSTQVVVKELKASASVQDQMQFLEEAQPYRALQHTNLLQCLAQCAEVTPYLLVMEFCPLGDLKGYLRSCRGAEAMTPDPLTLQRMACEVACGVLHLHRNNYIHSDLALRNCLLTADLTVKIGDYGLSHCKYKTLHTWQDDYFVTADQLWVPLRWIAPELIDEVHGNLLIVDQTKSSNVWSLGVTIWELFELGSQPYDHYSDRQVLAYAIKEQQLKLPKPQLKLSLSERWYEVMQFCWLQPEQRPTAEEVHLLLSYLCAKGATEAEEEFEKRWNSMKPNGSASASHHGPELSSFPLLEQFSADGFPSDGDDILTVMETSHGLNFEYKWEHTKTEHFQAPLGSLSPSSAARYHDLYYPATTAGHLSLGVSPSCYECKPPGCPGLPAPGVVPILGAHSPSLGSEYYIRIEGPGEGSAELDYAMCAYSPAGERGSPHPPSCWRAQGARSGSAYDSDSSPTVSLSMEPLLGHTPAGEGSWECAEYYPYPCPGQEPRGYEPSPSRGAEGYLLEEEPAQPGGQDWPVPGFQPSIFADPLGVSPSVNCAYSPRGYGEPRAAPPGGRTPAQSRARPDRVALELGDDSPPGAPRPHGTSPPAQRHPWASNSSSNNNIGSGSPASREPPAGDSWCYRRMITFRGLMAKPLGTVPRGQPQLGGSPPGHDFRHPRQDQTAGTAGGSSSPCRSPSLRRQAWHGRDSSTSGRSQAAALAGSPGMPWGPGTAPPAGAGARRDACPDESVEGSSPARSPLPRAAAPPGLGEAAPTAGTAAPNPGPPAEPGLDGAQPVPEASEAPAPAPGEAAAESGACAAGDADQTPDKTFSGASFPSADEGSDEDTAELTSGVFTDFSGDYVERAEAAPAFKSLQKQVGTPDSLESLDIPSTASSCEVFSPTAFMPAGQPKALDSGYDTENNESPEFVLKEPHDPREPEAFSQLGKPPPGLPGGEGEGSAPETQLSTSLGSELHDLAEKNPYRDSAYFSDYDAEAERGPKDEEDSDGSRTPEAEEGSQSPAQDLGRAPGPAEDPLHPPGAPGSPPAAPGVAVAADAPMAGLLVGDWRGAEDGSAPAGPTGQVPGTEQRPAGTGLVLGSSPRPNGDACPPGSALPKTFFLTPVPASPGEPASVGGTRVLEDVSGLGAAAAGGEQTVPPVPGLGEAGLPLEGTGVGDAPGGPSTLLPGDDSPPGLSPLPSTRELRPVTPEHREEPEEEEEDTEDSDESDEELRCYNIQEQSEESEEEPAAVPIVVAESQSGRNLRSLLKMPSLLSEAFCEDLERKKKAVSFYDDVTIYLFDQESPTRELAEQSFPEPPQPSGQPPAGGSPPSPADRLGASDDSSDGNASEEIPSLRVAGGGFEWDDDFPLMPVKPSLMASLTGTPAEPDPAVPALPALVPAQKQVLPIQFSRFTVSPAPVSRFSITHVSDSDMDSIGGSSEDGDRE